The Gallaecimonas xiamenensis 3-C-1 genome includes a window with the following:
- the adk gene encoding adenylate kinase, producing MRIILLGAPGAGKGTQAQFLMKKFGIPQISTGDMLRGAIAAGTPLGLEAKKVMDAGQLVSDEIIIGLVKERIAQADCKNGFLLDGFPRTIPQADAMKDAGVAIDVVIEFDVADEVIVERMSGRRVHAASGRVYHVVYNPPKVEGQDDETGEALSIRDDDKEETVRKRLGVYHEQTEPLIGYYQAEAKQGAVRYLKIDGTKPVEEVSQLLSEQLN from the coding sequence ATGCGCATTATCCTGCTAGGCGCCCCGGGCGCAGGGAAGGGCACTCAGGCCCAGTTCCTGATGAAAAAGTTCGGTATCCCGCAGATCTCCACCGGTGACATGCTCCGTGGCGCCATCGCGGCCGGTACCCCCCTGGGTCTGGAAGCCAAGAAAGTCATGGACGCTGGCCAGCTGGTATCCGATGAGATCATCATCGGTCTGGTCAAGGAGCGTATCGCTCAAGCTGACTGCAAGAACGGCTTCCTGCTGGACGGCTTCCCCCGTACCATTCCTCAGGCTGACGCCATGAAGGATGCCGGTGTGGCCATCGACGTAGTGATCGAGTTTGACGTGGCCGATGAAGTGATCGTCGAGCGCATGTCCGGCCGCCGTGTTCATGCCGCCTCCGGCCGCGTCTACCACGTGGTGTACAACCCGCCCAAGGTGGAAGGCCAGGACGACGAGACCGGTGAAGCCTTGAGTATCCGTGATGACGACAAGGAAGAAACCGTGCGCAAGCGCCTGGGCGTTTACCACGAGCAGACCGAGCCGCTGATCGGTTACTACCAGGCCGAAGCCAAACAGGGTGCTGTGCGTTACCTGAAAATCGACGGCACCAAGCCGGTCGAAGAAGTCAGCCAGCTGCTTTCCGAACAGCTCAATTGA